taagagtgatgaatatcttgcctataaataggattcatttcactcatagtaacattcaccacaaaacacacatattgttgagagggctattgcattgttagaaacttgagagtgttcttactttgctttagtatttgtggtcttgagagattgttctcaagataagggaggtttattatacttgtaattgttgaattcattataataaactatatttgagggggaagtattcaagatacctcataaacacttgtgttcatcttttgcattatatttttcatttgtttttcattgttgaacctctttgagactttcgttttcattattgtttttaaatgatcacttataatcataTATTGATcacttacagttttaaagtaattacttgTTATACTCCTAGAAAGatcatttataaccttaaaatgatcaataataatctGATTTATTAGagcaataaattattttaataggttTGACACTCTAATCCAAGATTTGTTATATATTGTTTGACACGAATTAATAAACCAAtcgattaaatttgaatttgaatttgagcatAATCTTTGATAGATATAATTATGTTTACCCAAACATATATTCTCTctgttttctaatgttctttctatttaaaatattctattttggagaaagaaatttgattaagatttttaagacatatatagatgataaaatatatccatgtgagatctcgttcaTATTAAtgtatatgtttttattatatatttttttataattttttataatgcgtactTAGAGATATAAGAttcaaaatttacattgaaaactgtgcaaaaagtaaataagaaaaacaaatgagaatAGAGGGAGTAaacacaaattttcattttacataatattaaaacactaattttaaaaaattagaatcTTTGTATATTGTATGTCTCACAATTTCTCACACAATAAGTGCTACAAATTAAGGGGGTGATTGGTATgggaatataaaatataatggaAAGGAAAATAATAAAGAGGAGTAAGTATGGattgtagttatatgttgtttggtatgaaaatataaggaaaacacttaattgatcatagaaagGGAATTTGTTACTCGACATAAATGGATGGTAACAAAGTAAGGGTATCCATTACCCTCAAGAAAGGGATTGGGTTAACCTaatatcataccaaacaaatatctggagtaatggtaattgaatcccttacttagtattaaaaaattcataccaaacaccccctaaatgTGACTCGGCCATCTTCCAACTCAATTCAATTGTCAGATTAAAACTGATGTTGTTGATTGTTGTATATATATCAACATAAATTCTTTTGAAAGAcaatctctttgagagatcattTTAATTGGACCGActtattatatatttctttaaatattgtaagtagacattaagaatatgtaagtagacatttaaaatattgaaagtagacattaaaaatacggtagGTAAGTGTTAAGGATAAttaaaatagacattaagaataaaattagtagacattaatctttaataaattGAACTTGACATACACTTCGTTCAAGAGAATGCCTCATATATCAAACCCCCCAAACTTGATGATACACATGAGTGAGCTCGATGCAAGCCCAAATTTAGTATCTAACATAATCATTCAacattaattgaaaatttgaaaaaaataagacaaataaacaacttatttcccaaataagctccgtgaaaacttatttcccaaaataagcgtccgtacatccaaaccagTGGTttggataagtcgctgttagtaacagcgaatgaggaaaaaaaaaataaaaaccccaaagtcgctgttagtaacagcgacttaaggagttgaccggTCAagtccttaagtcgctgttactaacagcgactttggggtttatattttttccagcCCTTCTTTCTCATTTCAGTTCGCGCATTACATCAATTTTtacaatttcttcttcttcattcctccaataaaatcacattcaatccttcaactaaagtcatcaaatttgaagtttgtaccactaattagttctgtaATCTTCCTACATCGAgctaaggtattttttttttcatattttcgaaaaattagggtttatttttcaattttggttTTACTGAATTTTAATCAACTTTCACAATAATGTAGGTTCAAAAGCTTGCAATTAACTAATTattgttgatctacagcttattgaggtacgtttttattttaaattttgttatttggtGCTGATTTCAAAATGTATGTCATGATCCttcatttacacttaaactctacgAAAATGCGAATCACAGGAGCAGTGTGCTATGGGATATACAGGTTATTGAACTTACCCCTTTTGAATTTAGTACTTCACACTACTTTATCTTGCAGCTAACATAATATTTGGATTTAGGTGTCCGACACGGAGACCATATATACCAGGCATCCCGATTCAGCTCCGTGGACCATTGACGCAAGGATCATCCCGTACCTTCAGCTTGCGAGGTTGCATGGCTTTAGTCGAGCGATGGCGCCaggagactcataccttccacctacctgTAGGTGAGGCTACGGTCATATTACTTGACGTAGCTGTGCTTACaaggcttcccatcgagggacttGCCGTGTGCATCGATGAACGCCAATTCGAAAGCTGGCAAGACAAAGTCCATAGATTACTAGGAGTTCGACCTCCGGCAGAGGTAACCAAAGGGAGTAGCCtgcgcgtaacatggcttgcacagaacttctcgcacctccctgaaggtgctgatgGCGCCACCGTTGAGAGATACGCTAGGGCGTATATCTTTTATCTGATTGGtgctgtcttgttctccgacaagactggcaacCGGGTACAACTACTGTACTTGATGTTActtgatgcgccatgggaggtcatctccggATACAGCTGGGGTTCGGCAGCCCTTGTGTATCTGTACAGGAGGCTTTGTGAAGCTTCACGGAAGAATATGAAGGAGATCGCTGGGCCCCTGATAATACTGCAGGTAATACTAAGTTTTCATGTTACCGTTTTGTTtcatattcaaataaggatgttgctatcgaacattcaacacaatttcaatcaagtttaacaaatccatatcaaattacatacttcattcgttaagttaaactatcgtcgctaactaagaaggcttcttaaactttctcataatcctttcagtctcttctttcctatgcgccatatcatccatttgtctctttaaattaaatacctcatctttaggctcttttttttccttttcaagccgtattattacgtctctctgccattttgtaccctccggagcaatccatctaaagtatgtgcatcctaatccgtcaaccaagtagaaagggcaagcaacaaattcatgccctggatcgaagtcgctccaatctgtattaatctcaacttcataaccacaattacagagctcttcaacacaatgctcctttgacatctacataacaCATATAATATACAAACGAAAgtaaactttcaaaaataatattaacatttataaattgacattaaaactaacataataccttatgttacctttaaaaattgattgaaaagaagaagaatgatgcaAAATGGGCATAATGTagtatgggaaatgatggagctatttatagaacatcattacaacggctattttcacgttcctaacggctatttttctaaattaccaacggctactttagttctccaaaaaaaaaaaaataataaaggttaaagtcgctgttactaacagcgactgaataagttgactggtcaactccttaagtcgctgttagtaacagcgactaaaGGAGTTGACTAGTCAACTCATTCAGTcgatgttagtaacagcgactttaacctttaattttttttttggatctttCGCTGTTGATAACAGCGAATTATCCCGAGGCTAGGCTCGgttgtacggacgcttattttggaaaataagtttttacgaagctcatttttagaattaagttgttaaataatcttaattttttcaaattttcacattaaTTTGGCCCAAACTTGATCCAAACCTAAAGGATTCTCAAGGGACAGTATAAAATTGACTATCAGCTACTTAAATCTAAATTTGACATCATATGAAAATGACTtcaactattaaaatttaaacctATTCAAAATTCAAGCCTATTTTTAAACCTATGTATCCTTTCTGCAATGTAAATAGTTGATTTGAACATAACTCGATGTCCGACTCAGCCAAATAACTTCAACTGAACGTAATAAGATATAATTAATAACCTGCTTTCAACCATATTTAAATGAACAACTATTATTAGTCAATAAGAGGCAGACTTTCATTTGAGTCTGCCTGATTTGGACCcttttattatttctaaaattttaaaattattattcgacctcttaaatttttttgttattcaaTTTTGTATCACCCTATAAAAAACTCAATATCCGCAATCCAGAATCTTGCCTCGGCAATGACCTATGTTAACCAACTCAACATGTTCTCCCCATACAAGTCTAGTAGGCCGCAATCTTTCTAAATCAAGGCCCTCACAAATGAGTGTTGGATAGGTGTGAATTCAATTTTAGCAACTCTTAAATGAAATAACTCATTTGTTTggttgattactttaagattacaagtgatcaatttaacattataagtaaacactttaaaattataaatgagatcaacttaaaattataagtgatcactataAAAgaccactttaaaattataaaataagtgattaatttaaaaatataagtaatCATAAGTTATCTTATAAGTGTACATAGGCAATTCAGACAGTTTAATATAATATAGATAATCTTGCCCTAAAATCGTTAAATTTGTCAACAAGTGACCCAATCTAGCATGCGACTTGAGTACTTGACCTTTCAAAATCGGGTATCCTCTCATAACCCGAACTAAGTGAcccatttttttgttttgccaTAATTAAACTACCTTGTGTCCCCACATGTCTCAAGTGATTTCTTACGTGGCAAACCAACCTTAAATTCTCTCTCTTCTCCTTTTTCTCACTTTCTGTCTTTCTGACTCTCCTTTGCCCAAAAGTATCCCATTAGgcaatatattgatttttaaatttagggtttttaaatTGGGGCAAAACGTAAAGTTTTTTTTGATTAGATCTAAATCCTATTGACTTCAAAATATTAGAGTTTATTTGAATGAATATGAGCTGATTATTTCATTTTTGGGACAAATTTCCACAATGGAGACAACTCCAGTGGCCGCTGTCAAAGAAAACAAGCTATTTAAAGGAGTTTTCGCCGTTGCCGGAATCATGTTTACTCTGGTTATCTATGGCGTCTTACAGGTAATCAAAGCCTTATTTTGTGTAAACGTTCGTATTTCCTCAGTATTGTTTTGTTTGCTTTATAATTTTGTCTGTAATGTCTTATGTTGTTTTctgttaaatgttaattttactAGTATTTAACTTTGGTTTTCTTTTTACATCACTATTTAACTTATTAGTATTTTAATCATCGCTTTTTAGTTTTTACTGGATAAACGTCAATAGTCTGAAATTAAATTCGTTTATTTATGATCTTATGTAATAGTGACAAGTTAAAGCTTGTTTAGAAAGGTTTTAAAAAACTAAGGAAGGGGCTGCTAGTTTGGATTCGAATTTTGTAGAAATCTTTGATTTATGACTAATGCTGCAAGTTGAAGGGGAGTCTTGGAATTTTAGGTGTCCGTGTGTGACTGAAAGGGCACGGATTTGATTCTTGATGCAGCCACTTGCAGAAATGCAAAGGTTGGCATTACGCCATCATTCTTTCCCGAAATCCTTGTTCTTGGGTGCCGCTTTGCTCACAGGGCTGCCTTTATTGAGGCTATATTTTTCTAGGGTGATGAAACTAATGTTGAAACCTAGAAGTTTTAAATGTTTAAGAATTATGTTTGCCTATTTGGTGATACGCCAGGTAAAGATTTGTGAATTTGCAGGAAAAAATTATGAGGGTTCCATATGGACAAAATCAAGAGTTTTTCAGATACTCTTTGTTTCTAGTCTTTTGCAATCGTCTTGCAACGTCAGCTGTATCTGCTGCTTCCTTAGTGGTAAAGTGTCAATACTTTTGAGTATTTATTCCAAACTTGTTCGGCAGTAAGAATGGATTGGATTGAGAGAATGTAAGATTGTTTGATTGTGTTTTGTGTATTAGGCCAGTAAGAAAGCATTGGATCCTGTTGCTCCTGTTTATAAGTATGGTATGATTTCTGTAACAAATATTCTAACGACAACATGTCAGTATGAGGTAATTTTGAGGGAATTTCATAAAAAATGTGGTTAAAATGATTATGGTTTGGAACGAGAGTTGAATCGACACACTTTTTGTCTTGCAGGCCCTTAAATATGTCAGTTTTCCCGTTCAAACTCTTGCGAAATGTGCCAAAATGATACCAGTCATGGTAAGTCTGTTTGTTTTTCAAGTGTCATAGTACTGTGTTGtatgttaaattattttcttatctCTTTGCTTCGTTGCTGCTCATAAATTTTACCCTTTTCTTTCCTTGAAAATTGGATGGAATCCACAAATGTTTGTCATTTGCTAGCTATTTGAGTTGTGTCATGTTCCCCAAACAACATTTATTTTGCTTAAAGGCCTTAACTGGTTTTGTTGGATGTTTCATCTACCCTCTTCTGGCACCTGCAGGTTTGGGGTACCTTAATCATGCAAAAGAGATACAAGGGATTTGATTATATGTGGGCTGTACTTGTAACCATTGGTTGCTCTATCTTTATTTTATACCCGGTTAGTATTAagcatttttttcaatttcagtCCTGTGTTCTAAAACGTGCGGCCGAGGCACGCTTAGGCGTGAGTTGCTAAGAGGCGACCACTTAATTGCCTCCTTGAGTCTAGGCGCAACGCGATACTAGAGGCTCTTCAAAGGCACACCTTTTCGCGCCTCGCGCGCTTTGTGTGTCTCGTGTATGCCTGATGTGATTTGAGAGTTAATTTACACTGGCACGTACTATTCTTAATTGAAACAGTAACTCTATCACTAATCTCAGGAAGCACATGGCATTTCCACAGGCACCTGTGTCACTATTCTTGATTTGCTTAATGTTTTAGGTCTTCGGAGACAAGATATGTAGGTAGCCTGCTTATGCACATGAAGCAAGCATGCCTATTGAAAACTATGTGTACTACTTGACATACCACATATGCCGAAGTTGTTCATCATCAACTTTTAGTGGCCTTCATGCTTGAGTATTGGATGTCCGTAGTACATACCCAATTGAACCAAACTGTTAAAGTATCATAGGACTATTGTAGAACAATCATGTATGCTGCTTATTCACGTGAAATTACAATGGATGTTTGCAATCATTGTTATCACAAGGGTAAGATTGCAAACATCAAACTTCCTACCCCCACCTTGGCGAGAGTCACTTAGTGTAGTGGCATTGTGTTATTGCAAATTTGTTGTATGATTGAGTAGTGCTCCTTTTTTTTGGAAATCTTAATCATTAACCCTTTCTTCCtgtgtttttgtgtttttctcTTTGATACAGGCTGGAGATGATATCAACCCTTACAAGAAAGGAAGAGAGAGCACAATTTGGGGTGTGTCTCTCATGGTTGGTTATCTTGGGTACTTTATCTAACActcttgtttttttatttatttctctaTCTTGGTAGTCATTTTCTCTTGTGATGAGGAAAGGTTGACTTTTGAAATGCTTTAGTCAATAATGGTCATGACTCGTGACACTAATCATTTTACTTTTACTTAGATTGATGTTATGTCATATTATCTATcctatatcaattttttatgaaGAAATTCCCTCTTGCCCTTTGCTTGGTGGTACGACAGTCAACATCGACATGCTATAATTAATTGATGGATCAACAACAATTTAGTGGGTTTACCCATGTAAAAAAGATTGATTCTGCCTCGTGGAATTTTCTTCCAAAAAGGTTACCCTATAAGTCAGTGAAATCTTAAACttgacaccctatgaattagtGGAACTCCTTTACCTCTCATGGTTCATAGGCTAGGTATTAGGATGTTAACATTTGTACCCTTAATGAAGCAGAATTATGAGAGTTCTTAAGAAGAAATTTGATAAAAAGGGTAAGCTTTTTTCGGGCATTGAGAATAGGGTGGTGATCTTTGAGGCCAATCCTCAATTTGTCTCTAAATAGTGAAATGCTTGTGTTGTCTTCTATGTTGCCTGTGGTGAATGGTTTTCTTTTGGTATGGGCTCTTTGtgctttttaatattttatatattttttttgtgatgATGGTTTTCTTGTCCTTAGTTGTGGAATTGGGATGAACTTGATAGTTATGAGTTTAGAATAGTCTCGATAGTAACTATGTCATGGTGCCATATCGTGTAAAATGATAGGACACAATGTACTTAGGCCAAAATCATGAATCATGACACCTAAAGAATGTTCTCTTGATTTACTTATCAAGCTGATTATGGGATAGCAAATAAACTTTACTCATGGTATCTAGCAGGATTCTTTATACAAGTTAATAAACCTAAAATTAAATCTATCTCGAACATTGAGGAAAATTAATGATAATTCTAAAATTAAGCATTCAGTAATAGCAAGAAAGAATATTCTCATCCAACTTCAATATACAAGTACAAACACAATAACAAGAGAAAGACACAgttcaataatataaatcacaACTAAAATTGACAGAATAGAAAAGATAGATATTTTGTACAAGCACTGTTTAATCAGGTTTATCATATTACAAGTCTCAAAAGTCTTCCTTAAAGctattaattaacaaattactGCATACTGCTCTATTCCAAGATGGATCTACTTTCGTCTTCATGCTTACTGATTTGTTTGCTATCGAAGTTCCTTCTTTCTATTATTTTCCACACAAGAAATCTTAGTTTCTTTTTGTagattttgtttgttgtttgtcCTAAATTTCAATTACCAACggacttaaaataattaattccaacTTTAGTGCTGTGGTGCTCTGCGCTGCTTTTAAGTTATGTAATACTTCCTCTGTATTTTATAAGTTGCAACGTTTCAACAAAAATGTGAGTGATTTTGAGAGAATTTTGGAATTAAAAAGAATGATAAAGTATGTTAATCCACTTAAAAGTTCAAATTCCCGGAAAAATTAAGTCTTGCTTAGCTCCTTCagttttattttctttccaATAAAAAACACTGAGcttcttcatttatttttcctttttgattGGATATATTTCTGCAATTACGACTACAATGGTGTGGTGAGCAAGCATTCCTATCGTGGCCTAAATTTGAAAAGTTTTTTGTGATGAGGCATTATTTTCTTGTGCTTCATTTGAGGTGAACACACCACTCCATTGTATCATGTTTTTCGGACATGTTTTGACATAAGAGACCAATAAAGCTTTATCGTGTGTGCCTGTTTTGTTGCTATCTAtttgttttaaagtttttaaattatCTGGTGTGAAACCAATTTACAAGAACTGGTGTCAATGACTTTATTACTTCAAACATTGTAACCTATATTCTTGCCTGTGGTGCAGATTTGATGGGTTTACAAGCACATTTCAAGATAAATTATTCAAAGGCTACAATATGGAGATacacaaccaaattttttatacGACACTGTGCTCCTGTGTTTTGAGCTTTACCGGTTAGTTttctttttaatgatttttttctcatttgttCTTTCATATGTCCATTATTTCGATGGGGACAAAAACTTATAGTactttggttttggattataatggactaaagtaaaatgactcattaaatcatatacacttatttatatttatatgaagttgcgAATGGAAgttgctaccaagggtcaattgaaaacaacctttttgttagttttataaaACAAGAGTAAGCTTGCGTACATCCGATCCTTGTGAACCCCGCCCTAAATGAGTGCTATTTAATGGTattgggtaatggaatgttgttctTTCATTTGTTCTGATGTCTACAATTGGAGATTACCCTTGCTAACTTTGCAGGAGTGTTCATGCTATTTGATATGCATGAAATGAGATTGAATAGTTTCAAACATCATTATTATGGTGTATTGTACACCTTTTGATGAAGTTGGCCCTTTTGCTTTGCAGGGCTTATATTACAAGGGCAACTTCTAGCAGctgttgattttatttatagaCACCACGACTGTCTCTACGATATTGTACTACTTTCTACTGTATGATCCCTATCTTTTCCGGCAATTTGTAAGATTATTGTTTATAATGCCAACTTGGGAAACTTTATCTAGCTAATGCAATACTAAGCATCCATTCAATTTTTTGGATTGTGCTCGAGAAATTTCACACCAGTGTTTGTGCAGGTAGCAACAGCTAGTCAATTCTTCATTTCTTATACTATTCGGACCTTTGGTGCTCTCACTTTTGCAACCATAATGACCACAAGACAGGTGAAATTGCttcattttttatgttttctctTGGTTACATTTGCAAGAATGAGTAGCCTGCTAAAACAACCGACCCGTTACAAATGCAGCTTATCAGCATTCTATTCTCATGCTTGTGGTTTGTTCATCCCTTAAGTCCGTTGCAATGGCTTGGAGCAGTAAGATCCTTTGATATAATGGTCCTTTTGTTCAAAACTCCCTTTCCATGATTAATGACACAATGTTTTGTGCCAGGTTATTGTGTTTGGTTCACTTTATGCGAAAAGCTTCCTGAGGAGCAACACCCAGAAGCCCCCTCCTTTAGCAGACGAGCAACATAAAGAGTTGACTCCTCTAAAGGGGAACCCGTAAGTTGAAGGCTCTTTCTTATCAATATTGTTCAGGGCGATGTCAAACCTTGAGGTTGCTATGCGACCTATTCACTCCGTTCTTGAGGTTGCTATGCAACCTGTTGACGCTGATGTTGAGATTGCTAAGTGGCCCCATCATCAAAATGCTCAGCCGTGACACTGAGACAAGACCTTTTGGTGGGAGTGGATGCTTAGTTTGGTATAATTAGCAAGTAGGAAACACATGAGCAGTTGATAGTTAGGCTATTTTCCCCATATTTTCAATTGAGGGAAGAGGAGTGAGTTAAAATATTACTTAGAAAAATTGGCATGTATTACAACTCTTGAAATCAAAAATGTTTGAATGGCTCTTGGCAATCAAGTCTATTTACCTTACCTTGTCAAGTACTACTCGGTTATCTATCACCTTCCGAGGCTTAAAACTTTGGATCAGTGACAAATTACgataacataattataaaagatGTGCTGACCACTTTTATTTATACTCCAatctatttaaaaataataagactATTTAAATTGTATGGATGATTTTAAAGCAATATTGAAATAtgtgaatgaaaataaatgaaagtGATGATTGTTAAGAGGTAGGGAGAATATGaggagaaaagtagtataaACTTATATCAGTTTGTCTTAACTTCTATTACATTGTTTCAGCATTCAAGATcttgcacatatatatagtgcaagatgTTGTAAGGAGACAAATATATTACTATTGAAAGAGATAGAAACCCACAAATCTATGAATCCCACAAATCTATGCATTCAGGGTATTGTTCCATCACAACAATGATGACATTTTCATAAAGGGaaattataacaaaataaaaaaaacgagCTAAAAATGACAAACTTTTAGAGACAAAGGGAGTATCCGCTTGATTGAAGTTCGTATTCAAGCCCCCTCTTAACCTAAGAGGAGCATTTGCTAAGGGCATAGTCAATTTGCATGTTCCTGAGTGAGAGAGAGAGGTATAAAGTAAGATAAAACTGTGTTAAAATAGTGAAATCGTatctataaaagaaaatatagcaatattaaaaatacacataaataatACGTCAATTTGCTAGTATctcttagtttttttattctttatgatGCATTTTGgtaaaaatgaaattacaaaaattgtcCATAATAAAATCCACCCATTGTCATTTAACATACTTCATATGCAAAAATTGCTTATTTTTGTGctaaaagtaaaagtaaaaataaatagtcTTAATTGGGAGGTGGGAAGAAAATTTCAGCATTAGTCCTCTGGGAACGAAATTGTTGCTCGACTTGTTTAGGCACATTGAACGCTGCTTCCAACACTTCCGGGGATAACGCTTTCCAAACCGAAGTCCTTCCAGCCAAGTGCGTGAAAACCGGGCTGCAAAACCACAAACCGAATACATACATTagtaaaatttacaaaaaatccGATCAAATTTGCCAAAGACGAGCAATTACACTACGTACTTAGGGGTAGTAACGATCGAGAACCACTCTAAACCATCTTCATCGGCAATTTTAGAAACCACAAAGAACCTCGGAACAATAAACAACTCTCCTGCCTTCACTGACGTCTCCAACACTCTCTTACCGTTAACCCCAACAATCTGAACTCGACCACTCCCTCGTACAATGTAAGTCACTTGTAGGGCGGAATCACAAGAGAACCCGGGAGAGCACATTGAGTTTCCGTAGATCTTTACAAGATCAGCGCCAAACCCACAATCAGCCACCAATGGCAAGTTCTTGGTGTTCAAGACGACCACCTTACCACCACCCTCGATGTCCACATCCAAGGGTGCTTCCTCACAATTCAACGCAAAACCAACACGATGTTCCTTGTTTGGTTTAGGCATTGTGTTCGATTCACTAAGCTTGACGATTCCACTGGAAGATTGGCTAGTAACGAGTGTGCTGACTACATCTTCAGGTAAGTCCCACGCACGACTTACAAACTCTGTTGTGAATCCAGTGAAGATACCATTTGAGCCGG
The sequence above is drawn from the Amaranthus tricolor cultivar Red isolate AtriRed21 chromosome 5, ASM2621246v1, whole genome shotgun sequence genome and encodes:
- the LOC130812937 gene encoding UDP-galactose/UDP-glucose transporter 5-like, encoding METTPVAAVKENKLFKGVFAVAGIMFTLVIYGVLQEKIMRVPYGQNQEFFRYSLFLVFCNRLATSAVSAASLVASKKALDPVAPVYKYGMISVTNILTTTCQYEALKYVSFPVQTLAKCAKMIPVMVWGTLIMQKRYKGFDYMWAVLVTIGCSIFILYPAGDDINPYKKGRESTIWGVSLMVGYLGFDGFTSTFQDKLFKGYNMEIHNQIFYTTLCSCVLSFTGLILQGQLLAAVDFIYRHHDCLYDIVLLSTVATASQFFISYTIRTFGALTFATIMTTRQLISILFSCLWFVHPLSPLQWLGAVIVFGSLYAKSFLRSNTQKPPPLADEQHKELTPLKGNP
- the LOC130812936 gene encoding 11S globulin seed storage protein 2, which codes for MEIDLSPKVSKKVNGGEGGSYYSWSPAELPMLEEGDIGAAKLSLQKNGFALPRYSDSSKVAYVLQGEGVAGVVLPEKEEKVLAIKNGDAIALPFGAVTWWFNKEDTELTILFLGDTAKAHKRGEFTDFFLTGSNGIFTGFTTEFVSRAWDLPEDVVSTLVTSQSSSGIVKLSESNTMPKPNKEHRVGFALNCEEAPLDVDIEGGGKVVVLNTKNLPLVADCGFGADLVKIYGNSMCSPGFSCDSALQVTYIVRGSGRVQIVGVNGKRVLETSVKAGELFIVPRFFVVSKIADEDGLEWFSIVTTPNPVFTHLAGRTSVWKALSPEVLEAAFNVPKQVEQQFRSQRTNAEIFFPPPN